A stretch of DNA from Schistocerca gregaria isolate iqSchGreg1 unplaced genomic scaffold, iqSchGreg1.2 ptg000716l, whole genome shotgun sequence:
CATAGTCGACCTTTTTTAGTGGTTAAGATATTCACTACCCTATTTAAACATATTTCTCGGGTTTGGTAGATACCTAGATACTCACGTGTCTGTCTGTATTCTATTCCGCGCGTTATACTGCGCGATGTCACAGTATCAGTAATGTTGAATTAACTGCTTGACGTTCTTGTATGCATATggtattaaaattacaaaataactaGCTCAACATTTGTTTTAAAGTGCAAATTAGTCAAATTCTACCTAGCGGACATAATGCTGATAACATTTTATGTCCCATTTATTGTTTTATCTAGCGTTTCTATCTTTTTCTTATTGCTCTCTTTATTGGTCAAAATATGGGgatatattaaaagaaaaaaagtgcagatATGATCTCTATAATTTTACGAAATAGCGTATATTAGTTAATACTGACACAGTTACATCCGATTGTTAATGGACACATATCAAGGCTGAAGACTTAAACTCTCATGGCAAATCCAGATTCTTTCTTCCCTTCATCTATACAGCAACAATTTTTTTCGCGCTATCGATACTTTCCTTATCAATAATAGATATTATTCCTTGGTATTTGTCGAGCTTCACCATTGGTGTATTACTATTCTTTTTGATGCTCAGTATAGGGAATTTCAAAAATACATTATTCACACACAAAGAAGAAGAAACGGACACAGACAGCCTCATTAAAATACCACGTTTATCTGAATATTTAAAACTCGCCGCCGCTACGCTTGTGATATTTGGTACTGTGTTTTTGATAGGTTGGATATTTTCAGATATGTGTATTTGTGTGGTGCCTACGCAAGTAAATTTCGCTATCAATCGAGTCTCTCAAAACGATCCTTGTACGAAAATAAGTTTTTATCCAATACATCCGCTTTCGAAATAGCAAACTTACCCAATATACCCATCATTTAGGTAAGTATACTATTTGTTACGTCTATCTTACACTTCCAGAAAATCCCTCCAACTCTATGATTGTTATGTTTCATAGCGGAGTCAATCTCAAAAAGCCTTCTGTCAAACTTTCCTTGAAAACAATGAACACATCAATAGATTCATCCTTATCCATCGATGTCAAGGATGCTCAAACTTACCAAGCAAACAAAACAAGGCTCGCCAGTTTGTCTATTGAAAGATATGTTTATGTTGCCTACCTGAGCAATTTAAATCCAGAGACGGACTACTATTTCATTGCTTACGATGAAGAAGCCAAGTTATATACTAAAGAATATAAATTCCGAACTCTTCCTCTTTCTGAATCGTTGGCAAGCAATAAGACTATTCGTTTTTCAGTTGGTGGAGATGCAGGACTAACTTCCCGTAGTAAGAGAGTGCTTCGCAATGCTGTGTTGACAGAACCCTACTTTATGATGATAGGTGGTGatatcacatatgctaatggaatgAAATATTGCTATGAACGAGTAGACAAATGGTTTTTCATGTGGCAAAAAATTTCAATTACTCCAAACAATTACATGGTACCACTCTTGACTTCTATCGGAAACCACGAAGCCGGCATCAGCTTTCACAGCGATATAGCATACACAGCCTTTTATAAGTATTACTTTGTGCACAGCGTTCCTACGGAAAACCTGATTGACCTCCCAACTTATCATGTTCATAATATCAGTGGATCTGTTATCTTGGTACTAGACTCGTGCGTTCTTGTACCTTCTGACCATATTCAGCCCGATTTTATCAATAGGCATTTATCGAAAAACTATCTCTGGAAAATGGCTCTTTACCATGCACCCTTATACCCTTCAGTGCGCTCTTTCACAAATTCTATTTCCAAATCTCTACGTCAAGATTGGGAACCTCTTTTCGATAGACATCATCTTCATgttggctttgaaaaccatgatcACGCTTACAAGCGAACGCATTTCATGAAAGCTGGTGAACAAGTGACTCCTCAAAATGGTACTCTATATTTGGGGGATGGCTCGATTGGTGTAGATCCTCGAACACCTATCACTTCACGGGATTATCTTGTTGTCAGCAAGAAGACCAACTTCCATTTTGATGTCAGTATGAGCAATGAATCTATGATAATAAATGCTATTGATATAAATAACGTCACCATCGACTCTATATTGCTCAATCAAGACAGCTCTTAGTTCAAATAATGATTTGTTCTGCCAATGCTTCTAAATGTGCTTTATGCTCATTTTCTACTGTAGACGCATATTCAATCAAATTCACCTTTATTTGTTCCCAGGAAATTCCTTGGTCTGTCAATAACTTCGATGCTACCAATCGAATTTGAATGTCTTGTGAAATAAAAGCCAACAGGTAGTCTATCAAATGTAATATAAATAACCCCGCTTCTAATCTGTCTTCTCTAATTTgttcttcatcttcttcatctcTATATTTGTTTCCGTTGTCCTCCTGTGCCATCCTCATGTCTATTATATTCATCTTATCAGCATACTTTTTGTGCAACTCTAACAATCGCTctaacttttcgaaatttttttctttaaatttcattaTCAATCGAACCAAGTAAGCCTCATACTGCTGGTCGCCCTGCAAGCAAGAAAACATATTCGCCAAGCATGCTACTAAATGCTCCTCACTTTGCTGCGTCAGCTTGCTTTTCATTCCTGTTTTGGCCAGGACAGTAAAGGTTGTTCCAACTCCTCCGACGTCCATCCATTTAATCACTGAGTCTAcgctgtttgtgagataaaaacTAAGCAATTTCAGTGCACCAGGGCGACAAAACTTTTTCGCATCAATCAAAATTTTCATTAGCTGCAATCCTTCTGCTTGTACAAACAAATCTCTATTATCCACGTGCACCGACGATAGACATAacgtattaaaaatgttttctatcaTCTCTCCTTCTTCTGTACTTTTAGGATCTGATTTTCTGTACTTTGCCAACACATTCAGCAAAACATCAATCCCATTGGCTTTTCCTATCTGTGCCTGCGCTTCTAGCGAATTTTGAGACAATATACACAAAATTTCAGATGAGTACAATTTCACATCGTCGAATGCACCATATTTTTGTGTAGAAATACGTTCAACGAGCCATTGGACAAAATTCGTCTTATGAGACAGTTCAGCACAGGCTTCATCTATCTGAATTTCTAATAGATTTTCAATCAGTTCTAAAATATCATATACGCCTTGTTTTTCTTCAGGAATAGACTCATCTAATTTCCAAATTGCGCCTGTAACTAAACTCGGACACTGAAGTTCAATGAGCTCTCGGGCGAGTTTCGAAACGGCTAGCCGATCTTCTTGACTACCTGTCTCGCCAGCAGTTAGAAAGTCCTTCAAGACGTCAATCGAATCTATCACAATGTCTGGATTTTCATGCGTCAACAGGCTTAGTAATGACTCAAGTGAACGCGTCTTCAACAgttctaaataaagttctggagctGTTGCGATGGCTTGCAACTGCTTGATATGATAATCAAGATCAACCTCACTTTGCACAAAGCGACTTGGATCATTCGAAAACTTGGCTCTCAGCGCAGTATTCTCCGTGTACACATTTTCAAAATTGAGCAACAATTGCTTTGCGCTATTTGCATCCATTTTTTCTGCCTCGGGAGCCTCTGAAATTAGTCGATTAATCATCTCCTTATCAATGCGCTCTAGCTCGGTCGCCTTTTCGCCAATGTTGCCATTTTTATTGGTACCATGGACTTGGTATACTGACCATTTTTTAGACGGGTTTAAGCCAGATTCTTGGCCGGGCAGATCTCTTTCTATAAAATGCTTTTTATTGGTGGTAGCATTCCTAAAAGGAACAGACATGACGctttataaaaaaaatacaaagtcgACTAGAGAAAGAGgccagaagaaaaaaatatttacaaacatttttacCTCTTTCAACGTGCCGACTATGTTTGTTATGGCTAGGCGCCTCCAGCGGTTGCCTCATAGAATAGAGCCTtgtttctaatatttattaaaaatattaccgCTACAAACAATATTTTATCGTCTGTCTTCAGTATCTGCAGCCATTGCAATCACGTCTGTAACAACAATGGTACCAAATATTACCGAGTACAAGGTGATAATGTGTATCAAGAGAACCAGTTACAGTAGGCCTGCTTTTTGCGAGATATTCCCCTTTTTATGATTGAGATTTGAACGTCCCGTGGCTCGGACGTTTTCACATAAAGCAAAAAAATATCTTTGAAGTTACTTGTGATGCACTCCGCTTAGAATTTTCTACATTAAAATCAGCCTGTTTCATGTACTGAAGGTTTTTGATAAACTGAGTTTccaactgggatactctcttttgtCCTTTTTCAATGCGATAGGGGCTTTTTCCGTACGAGAAAGTAGAGAACGTACATTGGGTAAAGCATACAATTTTTTGtttcggtaaaaaaaaattatctacagtTTAATTCATTGTCTTTTTATGGATGACTCATTTAAATTCTCTAGCGCCCTTAGAATTCTAAACACCAACGATTATCTTGCACCGTCTAAGAGCTGCATCAAGTCTAAAGATGGTCAATCAAAGGTCCGAATCCATTCAATGAAGTTAAATGAAATATATAGGcgagcagaatttttaacacaaatgCATCAGCACTTTGCTATTGCTTTGTCCTGCGATGTATATTCGTGCATAGTATTGTGTTTTTTTATACTAGATGTTACATATGGACTTTTTGTCTATCTAGGCATTTAGGCAGACATTAACAGACCTCCTTTTTGCTGTTCTAGACACAAGACCAACAAGTACAAATAAATGACCTGCATTTAAATTCAGCGAACATTTCTACATCTAAGAAAATACAAATCTCACTCAATGACTGCTTAGCTTGTAGGTATGTTATCTTGTGTATATTTATATGCAAAAAACAACTACGCGAAAATGATGTAGAGTTAAATTCTCGAATTCGGCCAGATATCTAAACGTTCATGTTCAACAACATCTGTTTTGCTTGTTAATAGTGGTTGTGTTACGACATCAGAGAACATGCTGATTGAAGCTCAGAATGTACAGGAGTTTTTCCGACTTTTAGATCTTGGCCGTGATCCTTCATCTTCATCTCCTTTTCGCATTTTTGTGATTAGTGTATCTTCTCAGGCGCTGTCGAGTATAGCCGCATCAACTAGGAACTCCCTGATGGAAGTGTATTTCAAACTGCATACACTTTTTATTGATAAGCTACACTGCGACTTTTTTTTTGACACCAATCTTTCGCAGGACATAGCTCTTCTAGAGTGTCAACTTGAATTTCTTGAAAGTTTTAAACAGACTACCGCGAGGCCTGCTCTTCCAATTTTGACGTCTGCATGTCCTGGCTGGGTTTGCTATGCCGAAAAGACTCATGGTTCTTGGATTCTTCCTCATCTCTCATTGGTAAAATCCCCTCAACAAATTTTGGGTACATTAGTGAAGTTTCATCTAGTGCAGCGTCTAAATGATCACCGAGATGATATTTTGTGTAGCGGCATAGAAAAGTCTCTTTTCCCAATTGAACCTCGGAATATATGTCACGTGACGCTGATGCAGTGCTTTGACAAAAAGCTTGAAGCGTCTCGATCTGATTTTTACAACAAATCAACCGATGCGCACGATGTAGATTTAGTTTTGACTCCAGTGGAGCTAGATCAAATTTTGTCACATATTGATCTCACATTCAATGAGCTGGTTCCGAGTGATATCTCCAAGccttttttcaatcatttggaatttGCTACTGTATCCAGTTTAGATGCAGAATTTAGTGCAGATCCTCGCAATTTGAGTTCGGTACTATCGAAGGACCCCAAGGAATCTTCCAGTGATGCAAATAGGCGAGATACACCCGTTGAGCATGATATCTACGGCCAAGATTGCGCCAATGAAGAATTGCGTCAAAATACTCGTCTTTTTGGCGTTTCTGGTTCGAGCGGATCGTTTGCTGAACATGTTTTTCGTAAGGCAGCACTCGAATTATTTGGCGTGCTGGTTGATGATGTGCCTTTTTAAACAAGTTCGCAATCATGATCTTCGAAGAGCGGAGCTGTCTATTTCTGGCCGAGCAGTGCTAGAATTTGCGACAGCGTATGGCTTTCGTAACCTCCAAACGATTGTGAAACAAATCAAAAACAACGCGTGTTCATATCAGTATATAGAGATAATGGCATGTCCAGATGGATGCTTGAACGGTGGTGGACAGTTGAAGCAGTCAAATATGGACTCTGGGAATTGCAGCGAGACAGTTGAGACTCAGGTGGATCTTTCATTCTATCATACAGGTAAAAAGGACGAATCAGCGTCTTTAGAAAAAAACAGAAGGCATCTGAGCGCAAATCTGCATCCGACACTAGGAAAGGCTTCTACTGGGTCTAGTTTCAAATCACATATAGGATTTTCTAGGACTTGGTTAAATTTGGTCACCGAGAAGTATTTAGAGGGTCAAGATACAAATATGCATCATGTCACACGAAAGCATCGTATTATGAAACTTTATGAACAATTAGGCTTTTTGCCTGGGTCTGAGTCAGCGAAAAAAACTGCTTTACACTGAGTATCATCATTTGCCGAAGGCACCTGACGAGGTCGACCTTTTATCTTTCGAGTGGTAATTGCTAGAGATATTGCACGCGGTTATTGCATCGCAGCTGAATTCTGTTGGTCTCaagttgttaattttttaaaaaaactgcgtGTTGTTTTTTTATACTCGTATTACAAAGAGGGCATATGACGAGATTATAATCAAAGCATATGCTGACTTAGATATTAAATGCAATTCTGTATGTCGATTCTTCGACCGGGATGATGAATGTAAGGATAGTCGAACGAAAGGCATGGTTGGGTGGAAAGtcgctgaaaatgcgaaaagttgcTAGCTGAATTAACCTTTAAATCtatgaaataattttgtatttctttttcaatACTACAATCTACACATATCACACAGACAATTACTTTCGAAACTGATGTAAGTTTTTGGAAAGCAAAGTTGTTACATTTCTGAGTTTAGTCTTGGGCCTTTCGCCCAAGAATATAATTTCGGTCAGCTGTATGGCTACATAAACAAAGTAAACTTTCAACCAAATCGATAAACACAGCTAAGCTATTCAGGGGGCCTCTTTCAACTATCCTAAAGACTGCTAGAGACTTTAAAAATGGGAGTATCTAAGGTgaatatttttttaatcatttgtcaaACATCAAGTTTGAAGATGTTGTTCCACGTTTTTATAAATGAAGAACTGGTCGATAATGTACGGTATTCTGAAAGAGCGAAGAAATTTCATGTGTAGATCTTCATATTCCCAGATTGCTGAACGAATTCGGCTAATGGCGGCTGTTAAGAATGTATCAGTTTCATTACTACTAGACGTTTATAGCGGATAGAAAATGTAGGTCAATGGTTCATTATATTAAAAGCGCGTTTAGCATATAGATACAGACAGTTATCATGTTTAGGATGCTTATACAAAAGACTTCAATTTCGTTAAACAGGGGGCAACTTTATGGATAAATTTAGATCAGATAATATATCAACCTGACCTAATTGTCAAAAAATGCTCGTAATTGTGAATTTGAGATTAGATACTGTCGCGTGTGTACAATTCTGGTGTCTTCGGGTTCTTAATGGATTGAAACCGTCAGATTTACAAGATGCGTTATCAATATCAAAACTGAGT
This window harbors:
- the LOC126320358 gene encoding uncharacterized protein MT2654-like isoform X1, translated to MLITFYVPFIVLSSVSIFFLLLSLLVKIWGYIKRKKAEDLNSHGKSRFFLPFIYTATIFFALSILSLSIIDIIPWYLSSFTIGVLLFFLMLSIGNFKNTLFTHKEEETDTDSLIKIPRLSEYLKLAAATLVIFGTVFLIGWIFSDMCICVVPTQVNFAINRVSQNDPCKYTICYVYLTLPENPSNSMIVMFHSGVNLKKPSVKLSLKTMNTSIDSSLSIDVKDAQTYQANKTRLASLSIERYVYVAYLSNLNPETDYYFIAYDEEAKLYTKEYKFRTLPLSESLASNKTIRFSVGGDAGLTSRSKRVLRNAVLTEPYFMMIGGDITYANGMKYCYERVDKWFFMWQKISITPNNYMVPLLTSIGNHEAGISFHSDIAYTAFYKYYFVHSVPTENLIDLPTYHVHNISGSVILVLDSCVLVPSDHIQPDFINRHLSKNYLWKMALYHAPLYPSVRSFTNSISKSLRQDWEPLFDRHHLHVGFENHDHAYKRTHFMKAGEQVTPQNGTLYLGDGSIGVDPRTPITSRDYLVVSKKTNFHFDVSMSNESMIINAIDINNVTIDSILLNQDSS
- the LOC126320358 gene encoding uncharacterized protein MT2654-like isoform X2, whose protein sequence is MLSIGNFKNTLFTHKEEETDTDSLIKIPRLSEYLKLAAATLVIFGTVFLIGWIFSDMCICVVPTQVNFAINRVSQNDPCKYTICYVYLTLPENPSNSMIVMFHSGVNLKKPSVKLSLKTMNTSIDSSLSIDVKDAQTYQANKTRLASLSIERYVYVAYLSNLNPETDYYFIAYDEEAKLYTKEYKFRTLPLSESLASNKTIRFSVGGDAGLTSRSKRVLRNAVLTEPYFMMIGGDITYANGMKYCYERVDKWFFMWQKISITPNNYMVPLLTSIGNHEAGISFHSDIAYTAFYKYYFVHSVPTENLIDLPTYHVHNISGSVILVLDSCVLVPSDHIQPDFINRHLSKNYLWKMALYHAPLYPSVRSFTNSISKSLRQDWEPLFDRHHLHVGFENHDHAYKRTHFMKAGEQVTPQNGTLYLGDGSIGVDPRTPITSRDYLVVSKKTNFHFDVSMSNESMIINAIDINNVTIDSILLNQDSS
- the LOC126320359 gene encoding cytosolic Fe-S cluster assembly factor narfl-like, coding for MDDSFKFSSALRILNTNDYLAPSKSCIKSKDGQSKTQDQQVQINDLHLNSANISTSKKIQISLNDCLACSGCVTTSENMLIEAQNVQEFFRLLDLGRDPSSSSPFRIFVISVSSQALSSIAASTRNSLMEVYFKLHTLFIDKLHCDFFFDTNLSQDIALLECQLEFLESFKQTTARPALPILTSACPGWVCYAEKTHGSWILPHLSLVKSPQQILGTLVKFHLVQRLNDHRDDILCSGIEKSLFPIEPRNICHVTLMQCFDKKLEASRSDFYNKSTDAHDVDLVLTPVELDQILSHIDLTFNELVPSDISKPFFNHLEFATVSSLDAEFSADPRNLSSVLSKDPKESSSDANRRDTPVEHDIYGQDCANEELRQNTRLFGVSGSSGSFAEHVFRKAALELFGVLVDDVPF